The [Bacillus] selenitireducens MLS10 genome includes a region encoding these proteins:
- a CDS encoding MogA/MoaB family molybdenum cofactor biosynthesis protein has protein sequence MSVEEHKKEAPERVVCMILTVSDTRTKETDKSGHLMKTKLEDAGHAVYRHEIVKDDYSGIQKWVRFADQHDEIEALLINGGTGITFRDTTYEAVSDMLDKELPGFGELFRYLSFEKDIGPAAMLSRATAGVRGQTAVFSTPGSSGAVKLAMDQLIIPELAHMMREIYKDL, from the coding sequence ATGAGTGTCGAAGAACATAAAAAAGAAGCACCGGAACGGGTTGTCTGTATGATCCTGACGGTATCAGACACACGAACGAAAGAAACAGACAAGAGTGGTCATCTGATGAAAACAAAACTTGAAGATGCAGGACATGCTGTATATCGTCATGAAATCGTGAAAGACGACTACAGCGGCATTCAGAAGTGGGTTCGTTTTGCTGATCAGCACGATGAAATAGAAGCACTACTGATTAATGGCGGAACCGGTATCACATTCAGAGATACAACCTATGAAGCCGTCTCTGACATGCTTGATAAAGAGCTTCCGGGCTTTGGTGAACTGTTTCGCTACTTGAGTTTCGAAAAAGACATTGGTCCTGCAGCCATGCTGTCACGTGCGACGGCTGGCGTCCGAGGTCAAACGGCTGTATTTTCAACACCCGGCTCATCAGGAGCTGTCAAACTTGCAATGGATCAGCTTATCATTCCAGAACTTGCCCACATGATGAGAGAAATCTATAAAGATCTCTAA
- a CDS encoding ATP-binding protein, with amino-acid sequence MMFWRSVVGKLWITILLLVSVVLLILTILLLQYFERFHTERAENELMSHASLIGSVIEDDDTQNRVLAMAETISETYEAQAVIILDQEQYWYTEQVFSGAQLPIQVFYEDDVLSRVIFEQESIATEGDYLFESIGEEGTEELMVVGTPVQFPDGEIGAVFLYQSLDVVEEATSQTTSIILLSAGIAIILTTVFAFFLTTRITAPLRRMRKASLEVAKGNFDTKVPILTNDEIGLLGIAFNRMARALNTNLNALNQEKEQLSRILSSMADGVITLDRDGGVMVTNPPANEFIGAWLYEQGYVTEESGQLPEELQNLFEKVVSEEQEQMGEVDVQGRSWVILMTPLYDQYHVRGAVAVMRDMTEERLHDKLRKDFIANVSHELRTPISMLQGYSEAIIDDVAGSDEEKKELAQIIYDESLRMGRLVNELLDLARIEAGHIRLNLEPVNMTEFVERISRKFQGVADDNNVELMGEIDQSDTEAYVDPDRIEQVMTNLIDNAIRYTSVNGSVKLRLEELPAGFRLDVEDTGAGIPEEDLPFVFERFYKADKARTRGRAGTGLGLAIVKNIVEAHKGRVSAHSRMGEGTTFSVFLPFSQGEDVNELTS; translated from the coding sequence ATGATGTTTTGGCGCAGCGTCGTAGGTAAGCTGTGGATCACGATACTGTTACTGGTATCTGTGGTCCTGCTTATTTTGACTATTCTCTTATTGCAATATTTTGAACGGTTTCATACCGAACGTGCAGAGAACGAATTAATGAGTCATGCAAGCCTGATCGGGTCTGTGATTGAAGATGATGATACGCAGAATCGTGTTCTCGCTATGGCGGAAACGATCTCTGAAACGTATGAGGCACAGGCAGTGATTATTCTCGATCAAGAGCAATACTGGTACACAGAACAGGTTTTTTCAGGAGCGCAACTGCCGATACAGGTTTTCTATGAAGATGATGTGCTTTCACGAGTCATTTTTGAACAGGAATCGATTGCTACAGAAGGCGATTATTTATTTGAGTCAATCGGGGAAGAGGGTACCGAAGAATTAATGGTTGTCGGGACACCCGTTCAATTTCCCGACGGTGAAATTGGGGCCGTGTTTCTTTATCAATCTCTTGATGTTGTCGAGGAAGCGACGAGCCAAACGACCAGTATTATTCTGCTTTCTGCAGGCATAGCCATCATATTGACAACCGTCTTCGCCTTTTTCCTGACGACAAGAATTACTGCGCCGTTAAGAAGGATGCGCAAAGCCTCTCTTGAAGTGGCTAAAGGAAATTTTGATACGAAGGTGCCAATATTGACAAACGATGAAATCGGGTTGCTTGGTATTGCCTTTAATCGGATGGCCCGTGCGCTGAACACCAATCTCAACGCATTAAACCAGGAGAAAGAGCAGCTTTCGAGAATTTTGTCGTCCATGGCAGATGGTGTGATTACGCTCGACCGTGACGGTGGCGTGATGGTTACGAATCCTCCGGCGAATGAATTCATCGGGGCATGGTTATACGAACAGGGCTATGTCACAGAAGAGTCAGGCCAATTGCCGGAAGAGCTGCAAAATCTGTTTGAGAAAGTTGTTTCTGAAGAACAGGAACAAATGGGAGAAGTGGACGTACAAGGGAGAAGCTGGGTAATCCTGATGACACCACTGTACGATCAATATCATGTTCGCGGAGCAGTAGCCGTCATGCGAGATATGACAGAAGAGCGGCTTCATGATAAATTGCGTAAAGATTTTATTGCCAATGTTTCTCATGAATTAAGGACGCCGATTTCCATGCTGCAGGGATACAGTGAGGCCATAATTGATGACGTTGCGGGAAGTGATGAAGAGAAAAAAGAACTTGCTCAGATTATTTATGATGAATCACTTCGAATGGGCAGACTTGTGAATGAATTACTGGATCTTGCGCGTATTGAAGCAGGCCATATTCGGTTGAATCTTGAGCCGGTGAACATGACTGAGTTTGTGGAACGAATCTCACGTAAATTTCAAGGTGTTGCCGACGATAATAACGTAGAACTGATGGGGGAAATCGATCAATCAGACACAGAAGCATATGTCGATCCTGACAGAATTGAACAGGTCATGACGAATCTGATTGATAATGCCATACGCTATACATCGGTTAATGGTTCGGTTAAGCTCCGTCTCGAGGAGCTGCCTGCAGGCTTCAGGCTTGATGTGGAGGATACAGGAGCCGGAATACCCGAAGAGGATCTGCCGTTTGTCTTTGAACGGTTTTATAAAGCGGATAAAGCAAGAACGAGAGGCAGAGCGGGAACCGGTTTGGGTCTTGCGATCGTGAAGAACATCGTTGAAGCCCACAAAGGGAGAGTATCTGCACACAGCAGAATGGGAGAGGGCACGACGTTCTCCGTGTTTCTTCCGTTCTCGCAGGGAGAAGATGTGAATGAACTGACGTCCTAA
- a CDS encoding cob(I)yrinic acid a,c-diamide adenosyltransferase: protein MKIYTKSGDEGNTHLIGKKVPKTDMRVEAYGTVDELNSLIGVTLIHLSDQHADIRKDLKKIQQELFDLGGDLANVTDRDTYYMQEAFITDLEDRIDVYWEESPPLERFILPGGQSGAAYLHQCRTVARRAERRIVDVAHEEQIPPAAIPYMNRLSDYFFSASRVVNVREGYEDTFYDASRNQPE from the coding sequence GTGAAAATTTATACGAAATCAGGAGATGAAGGAAACACACATCTAATCGGAAAAAAAGTGCCCAAAACAGACATGAGAGTTGAAGCATATGGCACAGTGGATGAATTGAACAGCCTGATTGGTGTCACGTTAATCCACCTTTCGGATCAGCATGCAGATATCAGGAAGGACCTGAAAAAAATACAGCAGGAATTATTTGATTTGGGCGGTGATTTGGCTAACGTCACCGACAGAGACACGTATTATATGCAAGAAGCATTCATCACGGATCTCGAGGATCGAATTGATGTATATTGGGAGGAGTCACCGCCACTAGAACGTTTCATTCTTCCGGGTGGACAAAGCGGTGCAGCTTATCTGCATCAGTGCAGAACGGTCGCAAGGCGTGCAGAGCGGCGTATTGTGGATGTTGCGCATGAGGAACAGATCCCCCCTGCAGCAATTCCTTATATGAACAGACTTTCGGATTATTTCTTCTCAGCTTCACGGGTTGTCAATGTCAGAGAGGGCTATGAAGATACATTTTATGATGCATCACGTAACCAGCCGGAATAA